One Thiocapsa sp. genomic window, TATTCGATTCGCTTCTTCTGCAGGAGACCCTGGAGAGGCTGTAGGTGATCGCCATCGGTTATTCTGGCGTCAGTCTGGTGCGCTATGTGCTCAATGACCTGGAGGCGGCAACGGTGATCGGCGATGCCATGCTGGGCATCGGGCTGGCGGTTCCATTGGTAGTCGGCGGCGCCTGGCTGGGTCTGCGCATCGCCTACGACCCGCCCTATACCTCCAAGTGGAACCCCATCGAACACCGCCTGTTCAGCCAGGTCGAGCGCGCTTGGCGCGGGGCATTCTCGACTGCCCGCAGACGGCTCTGCGCACCGTCGAGCGGACACAAACCCAAACGGGGTTTAGCGTGACCGCGCGTGCTCCGACACCTTCCGCGACGTCAAGGATCAGTTCATTCGCCATGACCGCGTGAACGGACAATGGAACTATGTCGTCGATCCGAATGGGTTCGCTTATTAACATGTTTAACTTGTTTTTGAACCGTTACTTATCGATACCATCATTATCTGCACGATCACGGGCTTGGTCATCATGGTGACGGGCGAGTGGATGAGCGGGGAGACCGGCGCGAGCCTGTCGTCCGCGGCCTTCAGCGCCGGCCTGCCGTCGATCGGCGGCTATATCGTGACCTTCGGCCTGGCCCTCTTCGCCTTCACGACCATCCTGGGCTGGAGCGTCTACGGCGAGCGCTGCATGGAATACCTGTTCGGCATCCGTGCCATCGTTCCCTTTCGGTTGGTCTGGGTCGCGGTCATTCCGGTCGGGGCAACGCTCGAGCTCGACTTCATCTGGCTGGTCGCCGATACACTCAACGCGCTCATGGCGATCCCCAACCTGGTCGCCCTGCTCCTGCTCAGTCCGGTGGTCTTTCGGATGACGCGTGATTATTTCGCCGATCCGCTCAATCGGCGCGTTGTAACCTGATGCGATTGACGTGAATAGGCATGCCGACTGCGGATGCCGGGAAGATGCGTAGGGGCGATGAATTCGCCCCTACCAAACCGCTTCCGGAGCCGAGCGCACGCCCCTCGCGGATAGGGCGGCATGGGACTCGAAGAAAGAACATTCAGCAGCCGTCATCCGACGTCACGGCTGCGCCTGTCTTCGGGTCACGCGCTGTCTTGCCCGTTTCATCTGTCTTGATTGTGCCGATGAACATCATGTTCTCGACGCGACCGAACTGTTCGTCCATCGCCCGCTGGACGTCGATGTCGCGCAGCCCTTCGTAAATATAGATCCCTCCTTTGGCCTCGGCGGCACGCTCGCCGGTGCTCGGCTCGAACAGCCGACGCAGGTCGATGTCCGAAACATCCGCAGCCGCTGCGGCGACGGTCACGCATGAAAAGGCGACGAGCAATGGATGGAACAGCGCGCGGGCGCTGAAGAGGCTAGAGGTCTTCATGTCGATTGACTCTCATTGGTTCCCCAGGGCGCTTCGCGGTGAGACCCTGCGAAGGGTGCCTGAGCCAATGCGGGCGCTTCCGACGTGGATTGTTCTCGTTGTTTTCGCCTGTGGGCGCTCGCCCCGAAGCCGGAAATCAGCAACATCCTTGCTGATGCTGCGAACCCGAACCGACCGACCTAAGCCCTTCCGACTTGCCTTAAGCATGGCACAGGAAGTCACACTCTGCGTGTGAATGTTGCACTTTTTTTATCGGGTAATAAGGGTGTTGAAGGGTGGACACCCGCATCGGAGGTCAAACGGCCTTCGAGCCGCCTTGGCAGGGCGGTGACTCGGGGGCGACGCCGCCTTTGGCGAACCATTCCTCCGGGGTCCAGGTATGCAGCGCAATGGCGTGGAGCCCGCCTTCGAGCTCGCTGCTCAGGGCGCGATTGAGGAGACGATGCCGGGCGACCAAGGTCTGGTCGGCGAAGGTCTCGCTGACCACCAGGATCTTGAAGTGGGATTCCGCACCGGCGGGCACCGAGTGCATGTGGCTTTCGTCGACCACCTCGAGATGCATGGGGTCGAAGGTGTGTTTCAAAGCGTCTTCGATGCGGGCTTTTCTGTTCATCGGGGTGTTTCGGCTCGGCTTGCCCATCCGGGCATGTCTCGTTGATCTATGGGCCAACCCTTGTCGGCGCAAGCGCCGTGTCCGCTCCGGCGCCTCCGGATGCCGACACGCGGCCGCTCCGAGTGGGCGTTGTTCATAAGCTCGTCCTACCCTACCGCTGCGATCAGCGATCACCGCAGCCGATGCAGGACGCGGCCTAGCGGCTCTGTTCGGCGAGCCGCTCCGCGACCGCCTGATCACCGGTCTTGCGGGCGTGCTCCTCGGCGGTGTTGCCCGCGAAGTCCTTCAGGGTTCGATCGGCACCCCGGCGCAGCAGGACCTCGACGGTCTCGGCGTGGCCTTTGCCGGCGGTCCAGATCAAGGCCGTCCAGCCTTCGGTCTGCTCCTGGTGATCGATCATGGCGCCTTTGCTCAACAGGAGATTCACGATCGTTGCATGATTGTTCGAGGCCGCGAGCATCATGGCCGTGTAACCGCCCTTGTCTTGGGCGTCGATCTCGGCGCCGGCCTCGAGGAGGCGCTCCACGACATCGGCGTGTCCGTAGAGCGCGGCCTTCATGAGCGGTGTCCAGTCGCAGCTGTCGCGAACATCGACCTTCGTCGACGGCTTCAAGAGGGCGTTCAGGGCGGAGAGGTCGCCTTGCTCGGCGAGGTCGAGCAGTGCCGAACCCTCCGCTTCCGGGGTCGCGTCCGAGCGGTGAAAGACGGCGAAGGCGACGAGGATCGCGATCGCGACGAGGGCGAGGATACGGATGAGGATGTTCATGAGCACCCATTGTCCGGACCCGGAACCGGTCGGCCAATGCGAATCGGCAACCCGAGATACAAGCTCGGGGATCGCGCCTGTCGGCGCGGTGGACTCGCACGGATGAGCGCGGCGCGACGCAACAACGCGCCTTACAGGAAGGTGACCCCGACTTGGAACAGCCGCTCGACCTCCGGGATCCGTGCCTTGTCCTGAAGGAACAGGATGACGTGGTCTTCCGCGGCGATGACGGTGTCGTGGTGGGCGATCAGGACCTCGTCGCCGCGGACGATGGCGCCGATACTGGTGCCCCGCGGAAGCCTGATGTTCTCGATGCTGCGCCCGATGACCTTGCTCGAGGTCTCGTCGCCGTGGGCGATGGCCTCGATCGCCTCCGCCGCGCCGCGCCGCAGAGAGTGCACGACGACGACGTCGCCGCGCCGGATGTGCTTGAGCAGGCTACCGATCGTCGCCTGCTGCGGCGAGATGGCGATGTCGATGGCCCCGGATTGCACCAGTTCCACATAGGACGGCCGGTTGATCAAGGCCATGACCTTGCGGGCGCCCAGCCGCTTTGCGAGCATCGCCGAGAGGATATTCGCCTCGTCGTCGTCGGTGACGGCACAGAAGACATCGGTGTTCTCGATATTCTCTTCCAGGAGCAGATCGCGATCCGCCGCGTCGCCGTGCAGCACGATCGTCTTCTCGAGATTTTCCGCGATGCGCTTGCAGCGTTTCAGATCGCGCTCGATGATCTTCACCCGGTAGTTGAGCTCCAGCGCCCCGGCGAGCCGGGTGCCGATATTGCCGCCGCCGGCGATGATCAGGCGCTTGTAGGGACGATCCAGACGCCGCAGCTCGCTCATCACCGAGCGGATGTGCTTGGGGGCTGCGACGAAGAAGATCTCGTCGTCGGCCTCGATCACGGTATCGCCTTGGGGCTCGATGGCGCGATCCTGGCGGTAGATGGCCGCGACCCGGGCCTCGACCCTGGGCATGTGCTCATGCAGGGTGCGCAGCTCGTGCCCGACCAAGGGGCCGCCGTAATGGGCCTTGACCGCGACCAGCCGGATCCGCCCGCCGGCGAAGTCGAGCACCTGCAAGGTGCCCGGATTCTCGACCAGCCGCAGGATGTACTCGGTGACCAACGCCTCCGGGCTGATCGGAAAATCGATCGGCAGGGCATCGGTCCCGAACAGTTTGGGTTGATCGAGAAAGCTCTGCGCACGCACCCGGGCGATCTTGGTCGGGGTATGGAAAAGCGTGTAGGCGACCTGGCAGGCGACCATATTGGTCTCGTCGCTGTTGGTGACCGCGATGATCATGTCGGCGTCTTCCGCGCCCGCACGGCGCAGCACGTCCGGGTGCGCACCGTGGCCCAGGATGGTGCGCAGATCGAAACGGTCCTGCAGCTCCCTGAGTAGATCCGGGTTGTGGTCGACGACGGTGATGTCGTTCGCCTCGCTGACCAAATTGGCGGCCACCGAGGTCCCGACCTGGCCGGCACCGAGGATGATGATCTTCATTTAAACCGCGTCCGGAGTTTTCGTTGTTGTGGAGTGGGGGCTTGCGCTCTCGTCGCTCCACGGAGCGATTGGCGCGACGCGGTTTAAAATAATAAAAATTAAATACTTGAAGTGCGTCAGTGCCAAGGTCTGTAGGTACGCCGGACCTATGTTGCAGGTGCCGACCTGGACATGCCCCGCCTGACGCACTTCAACGCCGCTCCTTGATCTCGATCCCCAGCGAGCGGAGCTTGCGATACAGATGCGTGCGCTCCATTCCGGCCTCCTTGGCCATCTTGCTGACGTTGCCGGTGTGTTTTTCGAGCTGATAGTCGAGGTAAGCCTTCTCGAACTGCTCGCGCGCCTGACGCAGCGGCTGATCGAAGGAGACCAACCCATCCAGTGCCTGCCCTTGTGAAGGCGGCGGTGCGCCGAGTGCGGCTTCGACCTCCTTTTGACTGATCTCGTCGCCGGCACCCAAGATCAGGACCCGCTGTACCAGGTTCTTGAGCTCGCGCACGTTGCCGGGCCAGGTGTAGTTGCGCAGATAGTTCTGGGCACCCACGCTGAAGCGGCGGTAGGGCAGCTTCTCGTGGGTCGCGAAATAGTCGAGATAGAAGTTCAGCAGATCGGGAACATCCTCGGCGTGGTCGCGCAGTGGCGGGATGTTCAACGGGACGACGTTCAGGTGGTAGAAGAGATCCTCGCGGAAACGCCCGGCGCGCACCTCCTCTTCGAGATTGCGCTGGGTCGCGGCGATGATCCGCACATCGATGCGCACCGGCTCGGCGCCGCCGACGCGGATGAAGGATCCCGTATCGAGCGCGCCGAGCAGCTTGGCCTGGGCCTCGAGCTCCATGTCGGCGACCTCGTCGAGCAGCAGGGTTCCGCCCGCGGCCTTCTCCAGATTCCCGTAATGGGTGTGCTCGCCGTCTTCGGTCCCGAAGAGCTCGCGTGCGGCGTTGCCCCCGGCGAGTGTCGAGACGCTCAGATCCACGAAGGGGCGCTCGCGGCGTGCGCTCTGTGAATGCAGATAACGCGCGAAGGTCTCCCGACCGCTGCCGGCGTCCCCCGTGATCAGCACCCAGGTGTCGTGCTGGGCGATGCGTTTGACCTGCTCGCGCAGCCGTTGCAGGGTCGCGCTGCGCCCGACCGGCTCGTGCACCTGGGGTGCGCGGCGTTTGAGACCGATGTTCTCCTTGCGGAGCTTGTCGGCCTCGAGTGCCCGCTCCACGGTGAGCAGCAGCTTGGCCATCGAGAGCGGTTTTTCGAGAAAGTCGTAAGCGCCGAGCCGCGTCGCCTCCACGGCCGTTTCCACGGTGCCGTGACCGGACATCATGATGACCGGGCAGGGCAGACCGTCTTCCTCCTCCGACCACTCGCGCAGCAGCGTGATGCCGTCCAGATCGGGCATCCAGATGTCGAGCAGGATCAGATCCGGACGACGCTCGCGCAGCGCATGTCGGGCGGATTCGCCGTTCTCCGCGCTCGCCACCGCATAGCCCTCGTCCTCCAGGATCTCCTGCACGAGACCTCGGATGTCGGGCTCGTCGTCGACCACCAAGACATGCGTTGCACTCATAGCTTTTCGTCCTGTTCTCGGCCTTGGGTCGCGTGCCTGGTCCCCTGCCGGATCGGCAGGCGGATCCGAATCAGCGCGCCATGACCCGTATTCTCGACCTTGATGATACCGCGGTGCTCTTCGACGATCTTCTTGACGATGGCCAAACCGAGACCGGTCCCTTTTGATTTGGTGGTGACGTAGGGCTCGAAGAGGCGTTCGAAGAGGCGCTCCTCGAACCCGGGCCCATTGTCGGCCACCTCCAACTCGACGAGCGGTGTGCCGTTCTCGCGTACCACGCGCGTCGTCACGGCGACGCGTGCGTCGGGGCGTCCGTCCATCGCCTCCTGCGCGTTCTTGATCAGATTATGAACCACTTGACGCAAGCGCAACGGATCGCCGCGGACTTGAACCCCGGGCGCACCCAGCGCGATCTCGAGCGCGCTCGTACCGGCGCTGCGATACAGGTCCAGCACCTCTTGGGCGAGCCGGTCGAGCTCCAGGGGCTCGGCGCGGATATGCGGAGTGCGGGCATAGTCGGAGAAGTCGTTCACCATGGCCTTCATCGCCTCGACCTGCTGGACGATCGTCCGGGTCGAGCGATCGATGATCTTGGCGTCCGCCTCGTCGGCCTTGGCGAGCAGCTTATGGCGCAGACGCTCCGCCGAGAGCTGGATCGGCGTCAAGGGGTTCTTGATCTCGTGGGCCAGCCGCCGCGCCACCTCGCCCCAGGCGGCATTGCGCTGTGCGGTGATCAAAGAGGTGATGTCGTCGAAGACCACCACGTGACCCCGTTGCTCGTTGTCCGAGAGCGGCAGCGGGCTGCCGCGGCACATCAGGGTCTGACGGGTCTCGCCGCGATCGAGCTCGATCTCCGCACGCCAATCCTCCCCGGCGACGATATGGCAGCGCACGGTCTCGGTCCAGGGCGTGAGCCAGGGCAGCTCGCGCTCCACGCGCGCGAGCTCCGGCTGCTCGTCCTCGGCGAAGGCAAGCGACAGGATCTGACGCGCCGCGGGGTTGGAGGTCCGCAGTCGCTGATCGGCATCCAAGGCGATGACCCCGGACGACAGACGACCCAGGACCGTTTCCAGATAGTTGCGCTGGGTCTCCACCGCCTGTTGGCTGCGGTTCGCGGCATCCCGTGCCCGGGCGATCCGCCGCGTCATCGCGTTGAAGGAGGCGACCAGGAAGGCGAGCTCGTCGTCGTGCTTGGGCAGCGGGAGCTGTTGCTCGTAGTCGCCCTCGGCGATCGCGCGGGTGCCGCGGGCGATGTCCGCCACCGGCGCGACGAGACGTCGTGCGATATGAAAGGCGGCGATCACCGCGGCCATGACACCGAACAGGAGCACCAGCGACAGGGTCAGGGAAAAGCTCAGCTTCAACGACTGGCGCAGATACGCCAGCTCGGTGTAGCGATTGTAGGCGTCCTCCAGGCGCTCCGAGAACTCGGTGATGCGTGCCGAGGTCGGGAAGATCGCCTGCATCTGCATGTCCCGCCCGCGCGGGTCCTGCACCAACACCCGCACGATCAGCTCGCCGCCGAGGTCGCTTTCCAGACCGACATAGTTGTTGCCGGCGCGCACGCTCTGCTGGATCTCGCGCTCGGCCTGATTCGGAACCAGCTGGGTCGGATCCTCGTTGGCGTTGCCGAGCACGTGACCGCCGGTGGCGTAGACGGTCAGCTCGATGGCGCCGGCCTGACGGCGCAGATTGTCGAGGCTCAGCGCGATGGCGGTCGAGGAGCGATCCTCGATCCCGGCGATGAGCTGCTCGGTATACCGTGCAAGGACCCGCTGGTTGAGATCGAGCGAGGCCTGATTCAAGACCAGCGCGTCCTGCATGGCCTGGCCGATTTCCACGTCGAACCAACTGTCGATCCCGCGCAGCAGGAACCCGAGGGAGAAGTAATAGACCACGCCCACCGGCAGCAGCGAGACCAGGACGAAGAGCACCAGGATCCGCCCGGTCAGGCGTGAGCCGGCGGCCTGCCGGCGATACCGGCGCACCAGCTTCACGATGTTGACGATGACCAGGATGGCGAGCGCGCCCAGACCGGCCAACACCACCGAGAGCAGCGGGACGAAGGCGCGACTCAGGGTCTCGGAGTTCTCGACCGCATCGCGCATCAGCACCAAGACGACGAAGAGCGCCAGGATCAATGCCGCGACCGGCAAGGCGCCGAGTCCGCGCAGGCGTGCTAAGGCGTTAAAGGCCACTTGCTCCACCCGCTGGAGAGTTTCCAGGACGGTTTCAGGTAAGCGATCGGACGCAGCGGAAGCGGCAGCTCTTCGATGTCGAGCGAGGCCCGGATCTGGACCTCGTAGTCCGCGTCGTCCTCGAGACTCGACGCACCGATCAACGACAGATCGGTGATCTCGCCGAGCGCGCGAATCGCCGCATCGCGGCTGACGAAGCTGCGGCCCTCGGTGCCGGGAAGCCGGTAGACCTCGTAGCGCTCCGAGAGTGGCTTGTAGCGAATGGCGTAGCGCAGCTGCAGATCCACTCGGCTGTCCTCCCAGAGCCAGGCCCCGACCCGACGGACCTGAATCTGCACCAGGATGGTCAGCGGCACGCCGTTCTCGAGCGCCTCGAGCGCCTCGGTGCTGAAACGATAGTCCAACACGGCATTCATGAAGAAGGTGTCGTCGACGAGCCGCGTCTCGATCTTCTCGACCCGCAGCCCGTCCTTGGCCGCGCCGGATGCGGCGCTCATGAGCAAGAGCAGGGGGGCGAGCATCAGCCCCGCCAGCAGAAACCTCCAGGGATGGACTGCGGACCGCCGAGTCATGACGCCGGACGTTCGATCAGTGCGAAATAAAAGCCGTCGTTCGCCCCGTCTCGGGGAAGCAGCTGGAGGCCGTGCGAGAGTGCGCGGCCCCCGGGCGCCGTGATCGGACACTCGCGCGCATCCGGATGGCGCTCCAGGAAGGCGGCGATGCGATGCTGGTTCTCGTCCGCGATCAAGGAGCAGGTCGCATACAGCAGCCGCCCGCCCGGGGCGAGCAGCGGCCAGGCCGCCTCGAGGATCCGATCCTGCAAGGCGCACAGCGCCGGGATGTCCGCATTGCGGCGCAGCCATTTGATGTCGGGATGGCGACGGATCACGCCGGTGGCCGAGCAGGGCACGTCCAGCAGGATGCGATCGAAGGGCTTGGCGGTCCAGCTGCCTCGCGGCTCGGCCGCGTCGCCGAGTGCGACCTCGGCGGTCAGGCCCAGTCGCGCGAGCATGTCGCGAATCGATTTGAGCCGGGTCGGGGCATTGTCGATCGCCAGCAGATCGAGCCGGTTCTCGGCGCGCTCCAGGATGCCGGCGGTCTTTCCGCCGGGCGCGGCACAGGCGTCGAGGACGCGCTGTCCGGGGTGCGCATCCAGCAGTTCGGCCGCCAGCTGGGCGCCGCCGTCCTGCACCGAGACCAGTCCTTCCGAGAAGCCGGGCAGCTCATGGGTCGGGCGCGGTTGGTCGAGCGTCAGGCCCATGTCGCAGCCGGGGATGGGCCGTGCGGTGATGCCGGCGGCGGCGAGCGTGCCGAGATAGGCGTGCCGATCGCTCCGGATTCGATTGACGCGCAGACTCATGGGCGCACGGCCATTGCTGGTCCGCACGACCTGCTCCCAATCCTCCGGCCAGTTCTCGCGCAGGCGATCGAGCAGCCATTCGGGAAAGAGCCAGCGCACGGCAGGCTCTCGATCGACCTCGGCCAAGAGTGCTTCGCGTTCGCGCAGAAACCGACGCAACAGCGCGTTCACCAAGGCCGCCTTGTCGGGCTTGCCGATGAGTCGGCTGGCCTCGACCGTGGCGGCGACCGCGGCATGGTCGGGCGTGTCCATCGCGACGAGCTGATACAGGCCGATCAGGATCAGCGATTCGAGATCCTTGTCCGCAGGCTTGACCGGGTGATTGAGCAGGCGCGCGACCAGCGCCTCCAGGCGCGGCAGGGTGCGCAGCGAGCCGTAAACCATCTCTTGCGTGAGGGCACGCTCGGCGGGCGCCTGCGCGGCGAGGCGGGTGTGCTCGAGCACGCGCGTCAGCGACTGGCCGCGACCGCGCACGCCGAAGAGTGCCAGCGCGGCGGCTGCACGGGACTCGGCGCCGACCGGATGCCTTGCCGGGCCGGGGGCCTGCGGCCGGCGCTCAGCCAGCCGAGCGCCGTCCATCGAACGGGCGTTGAGGAAATCCGCGGCCGCCATCGCCCGTTTGCCGGGCGGCTGGAGACGCACGATGCGTACGACCCCTCGGCCGGCAGCGACCTCGATGCCCGATTTGCCGGCGCCGATCACGGTTCCCGGCGCGGCGTGCGTTGCACGCTCGGCGTCGATCTCGGCGTCCCAGACCCGCAGGGTCTCGGTGTCGAGGCGCGTCTGAGCGACGGGCCAGGGGTTGTAGGCGCGGATCATGCGTTCGATGATCTCGGCGGGTTGGTGCCAGTCGATGATGGCCTCGTCCTTTGTCAGTTTGTGTGCGTAGGTGACCTCATCCTCGGCTTGCGGCTCGGGGATCAGGGATCCGTCGGCGATGCCGGGCAAGGCATCGATCAGCGCACCCGCGCCCAATGCGGCGAGTCGGTCGTGCAGCTCGGCGCCGGTGTCGCGCGGCCCGATCGGTGTGGCCACGCGATGATGGACGGGTCCGGTATCCAGCCCGGCCTCCATCTGCATGATGCACACACCGGTCTCGGTGTCGCCGGCGAGCAACGCGCGCTGAATCGGCGCTGCACCGCGCCAACGCGGCAGCAGCGAGGCATGGACGTTCACGCAACCCAAGCGGGGTGCTTCCAACACGGTGACCGGCAGAAGCAGCCCGTAGGCCACGACCACCATCAGATCGGCCTCGAAGGCGGCAAGGCGTCCGACGGCATCCGGGTCCTTCTTGAGGCTCTCGGGTTGGATCACCGGCAGGCCGCGCGTCAGGGCGAGCGCCTTCACCGGGCTCGCCTGGAGCTGTCGACCGCGCCCGGCCGGTCGGTCCGGTTGGGTGTAGACGGCGACGACCTGCAGCGGCGGCGTTCCCGCTCGTTCGCCCGGCGCATCGAGGAGCGCGGCAAGGCTCGGGACGGCGAAGTCGGGCGTTCCTGCGAAGATGATTCTCAGGGGGGTCATCGCGGCCGATCGCCGTTTGGGCCGTCGACCTTCGTCGCAAGACCGCCCGGCCCTGCGCCGACGCCGTTGGACTGCGCTGCGCTTGTCCACCCTACGCGGCTTGTCCCCCCGACGCTGCTTATCCCTAAGGCGCGTGTCCAACCGACCGTTGCGGTCCGCGTCATAATACACCCCGACGTAGCTCGGGCTCGCTCGCGCCTTGGCGCTGCTCCTTCTCGAGCTTGCGGCGAATGCGCTGGCGCTTGAGCATCGAGATATGGTCGACGAAGAGCTTGCCGTCGAGATGATCGATCTCGTGTTGGATGCAGACCGCGAGCAGGCCGTCGGCGTCGAG contains:
- a CDS encoding BolA/IbaG family iron-sulfur metabolism protein; its protein translation is MNRKARIEDALKHTFDPMHLEVVDESHMHSVPAGAESHFKILVVSETFADQTLVARHRLLNRALSSELEGGLHAIALHTWTPEEWFAKGGVAPESPPCQGGSKAV
- a CDS encoding sigma-54 dependent transcriptional regulator yields the protein MSATHVLVVDDEPDIRGLVQEILEDEGYAVASAENGESARHALRERRPDLILLDIWMPDLDGITLLREWSEEEDGLPCPVIMMSGHGTVETAVEATRLGAYDFLEKPLSMAKLLLTVERALEADKLRKENIGLKRRAPQVHEPVGRSATLQRLREQVKRIAQHDTWVLITGDAGSGRETFARYLHSQSARRERPFVDLSVSTLAGGNAARELFGTEDGEHTHYGNLEKAAGGTLLLDEVADMELEAQAKLLGALDTGSFIRVGGAEPVRIDVRIIAATQRNLEEEVRAGRFREDLFYHLNVVPLNIPPLRDHAEDVPDLLNFYLDYFATHEKLPYRRFSVGAQNYLRNYTWPGNVRELKNLVQRVLILGAGDEISQKEVEAALGAPPPSQGQALDGLVSFDQPLRQAREQFEKAYLDYQLEKHTGNVSKMAKEAGMERTHLYRKLRSLGIEIKERR
- a CDS encoding ATP-binding protein, with product MAFNALARLRGLGALPVAALILALFVVLVLMRDAVENSETLSRAFVPLLSVVLAGLGALAILVIVNIVKLVRRYRRQAAGSRLTGRILVLFVLVSLLPVGVVYYFSLGFLLRGIDSWFDVEIGQAMQDALVLNQASLDLNQRVLARYTEQLIAGIEDRSSTAIALSLDNLRRQAGAIELTVYATGGHVLGNANEDPTQLVPNQAEREIQQSVRAGNNYVGLESDLGGELIVRVLVQDPRGRDMQMQAIFPTSARITEFSERLEDAYNRYTELAYLRQSLKLSFSLTLSLVLLFGVMAAVIAAFHIARRLVAPVADIARGTRAIAEGDYEQQLPLPKHDDELAFLVASFNAMTRRIARARDAANRSQQAVETQRNYLETVLGRLSSGVIALDADQRLRTSNPAARQILSLAFAEDEQPELARVERELPWLTPWTETVRCHIVAGEDWRAEIELDRGETRQTLMCRGSPLPLSDNEQRGHVVVFDDITSLITAQRNAAWGEVARRLAHEIKNPLTPIQLSAERLRHKLLAKADEADAKIIDRSTRTIVQQVEAMKAMVNDFSDYARTPHIRAEPLELDRLAQEVLDLYRSAGTSALEIALGAPGVQVRGDPLRLRQVVHNLIKNAQEAMDGRPDARVAVTTRVVRENGTPLVELEVADNGPGFEERLFERLFEPYVTTKSKGTGLGLAIVKKIVEEHRGIIKVENTGHGALIRIRLPIRQGTRHATQGREQDEKL
- the rsmB gene encoding 16S rRNA (cytosine(967)-C(5))-methyltransferase RsmB → MDGARLAERRPQAPGPARHPVGAESRAAAALALFGVRGRGQSLTRVLEHTRLAAQAPAERALTQEMVYGSLRTLPRLEALVARLLNHPVKPADKDLESLILIGLYQLVAMDTPDHAAVAATVEASRLIGKPDKAALVNALLRRFLREREALLAEVDREPAVRWLFPEWLLDRLRENWPEDWEQVVRTSNGRAPMSLRVNRIRSDRHAYLGTLAAAGITARPIPGCDMGLTLDQPRPTHELPGFSEGLVSVQDGGAQLAAELLDAHPGQRVLDACAAPGGKTAGILERAENRLDLLAIDNAPTRLKSIRDMLARLGLTAEVALGDAAEPRGSWTAKPFDRILLDVPCSATGVIRRHPDIKWLRRNADIPALCALQDRILEAAWPLLAPGGRLLYATCSLIADENQHRIAAFLERHPDARECPITAPGGRALSHGLQLLPRDGANDGFYFALIERPAS
- a CDS encoding DUF4390 domain-containing protein, yielding MLAPLLLLMSAASGAAKDGLRVEKIETRLVDDTFFMNAVLDYRFSTEALEALENGVPLTILVQIQVRRVGAWLWEDSRVDLQLRYAIRYKPLSERYEVYRLPGTEGRSFVSRDAAIRALGEITDLSLIGASSLEDDADYEVQIRASLDIEELPLPLRPIAYLKPSWKLSSGWSKWPLTP
- the trkA gene encoding Trk system potassium transporter TrkA — translated: MKIIILGAGQVGTSVAANLVSEANDITVVDHNPDLLRELQDRFDLRTILGHGAHPDVLRRAGAEDADMIIAVTNSDETNMVACQVAYTLFHTPTKIARVRAQSFLDQPKLFGTDALPIDFPISPEALVTEYILRLVENPGTLQVLDFAGGRIRLVAVKAHYGGPLVGHELRTLHEHMPRVEARVAAIYRQDRAIEPQGDTVIEADDEIFFVAAPKHIRSVMSELRRLDRPYKRLIIAGGGNIGTRLAGALELNYRVKIIERDLKRCKRIAENLEKTIVLHGDAADRDLLLEENIENTDVFCAVTDDDEANILSAMLAKRLGARKVMALINRPSYVELVQSGAIDIAISPQQATIGSLLKHIRRGDVVVVHSLRRGAAEAIEAIAHGDETSSKVIGRSIENIRLPRGTSIGAIVRGDEVLIAHHDTVIAAEDHVILFLQDKARIPEVERLFQVGVTFL
- a CDS encoding DUF3422 family protein; the encoded protein is MIAIGYSGVSLVRYVLNDLEAATVIGDAMLGIGLAVPLVVGGAWLGLRIAYDPPYTSKWNPIEHRLFSQVERAWRGAFSTARRRLCAPSSGHKPKRGLA
- a CDS encoding ankyrin repeat domain-containing protein yields the protein MNILIRILALVAIAILVAFAVFHRSDATPEAEGSALLDLAEQGDLSALNALLKPSTKVDVRDSCDWTPLMKAALYGHADVVERLLEAGAEIDAQDKGGYTAMMLAASNNHATIVNLLLSKGAMIDHQEQTEGWTALIWTAGKGHAETVEVLLRRGADRTLKDFAGNTAEEHARKTGDQAVAERLAEQSR